The Pungitius pungitius chromosome 21, fPunPun2.1, whole genome shotgun sequence genome includes the window ATGACACAACAGGTTATCTAACCTGCCCAGGGTCTCAGTGTTTTTCAACCGCCCATACACCAATGTGTCATCAAATGTGGTGGTGTCCTTGCCCTCACCAACCACTTTAGAGACAGGACCCATGCTGGCTgccaaacacacaggcagaatTTCCTCAGACTCACGACCATAGTATGGCTTTAACAGGTTCACATGAAATAACTGAGAAGGTTTACGACGGTTAGGAGTTGCAATGAGATAATTTTCATCTGAAAGTTTCTCAACCACAGTATGTGGACCTGTAAACTTTGCTTGAAATGGTGAGTTGATAATTGGCAAAAGAGCCAGAACCTGATCACCCGGACTGAAGTCCCTTCGTTCAGCCCGCTGATCATAACAGCGCTTCATTTTCACTTGAGCCCTTTCCAGGTTCTCTTTAGCCATTGAACCCGCCACATACAACTTCTGCCTGAACCCATTAACAAAGTCAATCAGATTTTTGGGAGGGTCGGGCGCCTTAAAATTGTCATGAAGCAGTGCAAGCGGCCCACGAACTAAATGACCAAAGACCAACTGATTTGGACTAAACCCGGTACTCTCCTGCACTACTTCACGAGCAGCCAGCATTAACCATGGCAAGCCATCCCCCCAATCTTTTCCCAACTCTGTACAATATGCCAGCAGCAACGATTTCAAGGTCTGGTGAaacctctctagcgccccctgacTTTGAGCATGATACGCCGAGGACTTAGCATGTCTTACCCGGAGTTGTTTCAAAATCTGGGCAAACATGTGAGAAGTGAAATTTGAACCCCTGTCGCTCTGGAGAACCCGCGGAATGCCAAATATGGAGATGAACTGTGACAGAGCTTTAACCACAGCTCTAGTTGTAATGGAACGCAACGGATAGGCAGAAGGATACCTAGTCGCCTGGCACATCACAGTTAGCAGATACTTAGCACCAGACgccgatggaggaagaggaccaacACAATCAATTATGATATGTTCAAATGGCTGTCCGATAGCAGGTATGGGGTGTAATGGGGCAGGCTTAATCGCTTGATTTGGTTTACCCGTCATTTGACAGATGTGACACGTTTTAATATATGCTGCAACATCCCGTCTTAGCCTaggccaaaaaaaatattgcaaaatgcagTAGTATGTTTTCCTTACGCCTAAATGCCCTGACTGGTCATGTGAAAGTTTCAAAACCAAATCCCTGTATTTAGCTGGCACCACCACCTGAAACACCGGTTCCCCCACCCCATAATCTCCGCAAGGCACCCACTTCCTCACCAGCAACCCATTATCAAGAAAGTACCCATTAGCACTATCCTGCACCTCACTACCTGTCAGAATTCCTTCAAACAGGCTGTTGATGGATGGATCGGAGAGCTGCTCTGCAACCAGCTCTTCCCGCGACACAGAAATAGACACATCAGACCAAGAAAATTTTGAACCTGTATCAACTTCATTACGCTCAATTTCACGAGCCCTGGCGCGCGTCACAGCCGCTGCCGCAAAAACCTGCGGAAAATCCCGCTCGCTCTCATCTGGACCATTGCCGACAACTGGACAAGGACTCACCAGTGGTGCTGGGGGCACATTAGCCCACACAAGGCCACCAGCATGCATATTTCCCAGGAGTACATCAATGCCCGCCATCGGAAACTCCTTGCGCAATGCCACCTCCACCTCACCATGGACCAAGCCACAGTTTAGCTCAATTTTGTGTGTAGGAGAAGAGATTATGGACATGCCCATCCCACGGCTCAACATAGCATCCCCCGTCGCTGATTTAGATGAAAACGGCAGAATAGACTGCAGAACATATGTGCCCAACGCCGCCGCGTCTCGCAGGATGTTCACAGGCACCTTTTCTCCGGACCCGACAAGAGAGACAAAGCCCCTCTCCACAAATGGTCGGTAAGCCACATCTACCCCACCAAGACTACTATCGCTCACCTGTAACGGACCCCCAGAACCGACATCAGCCACAGCAGGTGCCACAAATGTTGCCGATTTcacgtttgttttatttctctgttggagTGCATAACAATCAGTTTTGATATGACCTTTCTTCCCACAGAAATGACACGTTTTTCCCCTGTCACGAGCAGCCCAACCTTTCTCATCCTCCGTTTTAACCCTACTGGTGAACGGTGCGTTATTATTATAGCTGGGTGCACTATATTGGCTGGGTGCAGTGTCCCCCGGTGCGTATTTTGCGCACCTCGCGGTACCCAATCTCGGTGAGTCAAAGCATATTGATCAGCCAAGGCGGCCGCCTCCCCCACAGTTTTAACCTGCTGTTCAGTGAGAAACGTTGCTATGCGATGTGGAATAGCGTTTTTAAACTGTTCTAACAGCACCAAGTCACATAACGTCTCATATGTCGTTCCACCTGCAGCGCCTCGCCAACGGTTAAAGTTGAGCACCAAGTCCCGTGAAAACTCCAAGTACGTTTGTTTTAGGTCTTTTCTGCTATCTCTAGAACGCTGACGGTAGCTCTCGGGcaccatttcatacattttaagaacAGCAGCCTTAACGGTGGTATAACTTAAACTATCAGTTACCGATAACGCTGAATAAGCCTCTTGCGCCTTCCCAGTAAGGACGCATTGCAGCATGACAGTCCGATCAGCATCAGGCCAACCTCTTGCATCCGCCAATCGTtcgaacaatgaaaaaaacatttccggCTCTCTCTCATTGAACTTTGGTATCAAGCGCAAATTTCCCACCAAATCAAAATGCTTGTTCTCTGAATTTgaagctccaccttcaccacccAAGAACCTCTGATCCATTTTTCCCACTTTCACGAGTTctaatttctctctctgcaacttaatattcagtttttcattttcaagtctctctttttctagcACAACTTTCTCTCGCTCCATTTCAGTTTGATACCTTACCCTATCCATCTCCAATGTAATAAGCATAAGCTCTTTCTGTTGGTCAAATGTTAAccctggatttgtttttacaccttTAATAGGTAGGCTTAATGGCTCCGCAGCAGCCACCCCACCTCCCGGCGTTTCCTCCAGGGAcggcaaaacatttaattcttcCAAATTAGCAACTAAAATCATCTTTAGTGTTGGTAATTTACGTCTCCTGTCCCCAATGTCAATGTGGTAATGGTCCGCGATTTCCAGCAACTGATCCTTTGTACTGTTATTTAAAAGATCAACTGATGGTGATGCCACAAACTCATCAATATGAGCCATCATTAATTGGTTGGATAATTGGACACCGCTTTGACACACCGATGCAACTTTAAACAAAGGAGTGTCCCCTATCTGCCTAACCAAATCTTCACTAACTCAACCCTAGCTCTTCATGGGGTTCGGCAGGGGTAATTATGCACTGACTATACGCTGGGGACAACGCAACTTTTAAACATCACGCTGTCAGCCACGTACTGTGCTCCCGAGACAACTGCTACTACTGCGTTCCCCCAAcactatcaaaaaaaaaaaattatccacgaaagtttaaaaaactaaCGTGGCTCTGCCTGACCTGGGACAAAGAGTAGCTCCCGTACTTATTTAAATACTCAATAACTTAACATCGATGTGTCATCAACCTTAATTGATCCATCCAATTAACTCAACCAATGAAAAGTCTAAGTTATAATAACGGCAACGGAAACCCGCACGCAACGCCAAACAATTTGAATCTTTTGAACAGCATCACATTGCTTAACCGAAATTCAAAACTTGAAAATGTGATACTCACTGATTCTGGACGAGCCCTCAtttgtcatagctggctcaagctatgccaaaacaacaggagcaggagacagtttataagatgaaaggaatacatgtttattaaattataaccctaacagaaagaacttcaataataaactgaaatcacatatccaaaagccataaggatcctatgaggtgggtagtcagtaagtcagcgttgtaagtgtggatgtgtgacaaaatggtgtggtgtgcatgaagagaataattcaacacaactgaaAACGCATGGAGACtactgccggagcgaaggccggggctgcctcctctcgagtcacccccctccaactggcaggagcctggcatatatagacctcaggagagacaccgggcccaggtgctctccattagccatcaggacaatgccccacccaggctcacctgtagggagacagttaggtaggcaccatccacacacactcattatgtgtgtggggcatcacagTACCTTCTCTAAATCATTATGCATTGCACACTTCTGAAAGCATTAAGTGCTTATTTAATTTATTGATAAATTGCCCCTCTTTTGGCTCCTTTCACGTTAACTTAAGTAATTGGTTCTACAGAGAACAATTAGGGGCCGGTGTGTAGGAGccgcatttaagttttttttgtatcttgaatgatttatatatatttctttcctcttttgtatggaggactaaaagtgccacaattaaataaataaacacatcattaaataattacttaaatgtgtcattaattaattaaaaagagaattaaatacataaatgtgttattaaatgtgtcattaattatttcaaatacagattcatgttatgtaaaatacatatatacttatttcactatttacatttacatttcatgatcctgcgttgcagtgcttcatgaattacttaaaactgtcaaactgacccatcaaaagttggtaggcggaacctaacgcctgattggttaccctgtgtatcaagtcaagacaaatcaattccggatactggattgatgcagagctactaaacgactgaatccatccaccccaccgtggacaacaaatctccacctgttgcaaacacatgaattgtaatgaaacatctagaaagatgcattgtttatctgctaatatcactgacctgatgaccttatggtggccatctatatgccacaaagagtttgggccaggaataaaatactgccgtggccaggtactctaccaaagcaatggatcagactggattcgcgttagccccgcccactgactttgatgggtcagtttgatagttttaagtaattcatgaagcactgcaacgcaggatcatgaaatgtaaatgtaaatagtgaaataagtatatatgtattttacataacatgaatctgtattttaattaattaatgacacatttaattacacatttatgtatttaattctaattttaattaattaatgacacatttaagtaattatttaattgtgtatttatttacttaattgtggcacttttagtcctccatacttTTGTGGAATCGCAAGTGTGCGCCCTCTGTAGGTGAAAGGACAGACCGAAAGACACGCATGACGGGAGGAAGGCAGGCGCAAATACCGTCATTGACCTCAGGGCTGAGGTTGTGAACCAGGCTGTCGCCGTTTTGGGCCTGTTCAGCTTGTCATAgtaattttgttttgtgacaATCTTTTTTGTACAATAAACTGGCAACATTGGATGGTCAAACTCCCTTAGCATTGAATTATTGAACAGAACTGCGAGTCTTGACATTGCTTTCCTGCTTTCCTCATGGTGGTAAAATCAACAAAGACATAGGAATAGGATCTAAGGGTTAAAGGAGAAAACTCAACTGTTTTTGCCACTACAGGTACTGTAGAAAATCGCATTAACCAAAAATTGCTGTGAAATAGTTTTTGACCGTGCTTGTGAGCAGTAAACTACTGTAGAACAATATCACAGTAATTTATTGTGTATTCATTCAAGTCCTTAATTAACTGTGTAATATCAAATTAACAATTTGTGTACTGTAGAAAAACACAGTAACCAAATAGtcacagtcattaaaaatgtgagaaataatTACTGTAGAAAGTGAGCAAGTAGtgtactgtgtatttatttatttaacatatgaTGGTATTTTCTTTACAAATTTCACAATATACACCACATTATGCAAATAGGTTAGTTTAGATGGTAAAGCTCTGTATTTGCAACCACATTGAATCAATACGATTGTACCATTCTGTGACTGATTTCAATGGATAGGATGGTCGTACAGCTCAGCACAACAGTACTGGAGTAGAAATAACAAGTTACCCTGCACAACTAGCATCCTAAATTGAGTTAAAGGATTTGTGCtggttaacttttttttcatgccacaTTTTTTAACGAACAACGAGTGGGACACAATTGAAGGACTGGATCTGAAAAGGCAAGATAATTGCCTGTAAGTTGAAGGTTTTTCTGAACATGCTCTGTCCTGACTAAATCTAGCGTTAATTATCAGTTCAGTAATTGATTTGTAGTGTTTTATgttagcaaaaatgttttttagttCCAACCGTTTCTAAAGTGTGTTTACCTTTCTTCCGTTAACTTATCCAAATGCCCTACTAATGTAAGGTTTGTAAATTCAGTGCAGCGTCaatttctgcattcattttaaatgtctcttgtgtctccttCCTGTAATGATTGGAGACAGGATCAAAACTGCACCTGAAGGTGATGTTTGGCAGTTATTGCTCAAGCTAAGGGAGGTTGTTGATCTGATATGTGCACCCAAGATCCATACCAACCAAGTGGCATATCTCAAGATTCTTATTGAGGAATACCTCCATCAAAAAGCACTTTGTTTCCAGGAAAGTCGCTAAAAGCCAAACACCACTACCTATTACCTATTAGATTGTGGACATTGCGCTTTGAAAGCAAGCACAGCTATTTTAAGCAGTGTGCTAGGAAACTGCATAACTTTAAAAACCTCTGCAGTACTTTAGCTGAAAGACACCAGTTGCTACAAACATATTTACACTCCGGCAGCTTGTTTCCTCGAATGCTTCAAATAGGGGAAGCAACTAAGTTTGATGACCAACTATACCAGATTGGCATTCAGAGGGCTATCAGGTTCAAAGGCCTTTGTCCAGAAGACACTATTGAAACACCTTCTGTAACACAGGTACACTGTACAAAAGAGGCATGGCAGTTGTAGTGTCCCAAAATGATATTGGCTACACCTTTGGAAAAATTGTGCTCATCCTGATCAATCAGTCATGTGTGCATTTTGTTGTAGAGCTGTATCGGTCAGTGCCTGTCGTGGATCTTGGTGTGTCTACAAATCACTAATTCTGCTCATTATGAGTGTCTGACCATTCAGAGTCTTGCTGATTACTACCCattgaatgaaaacaataagtTTGGTCTTCACCTGATTGCTCTTCACCATTCTGTGTGTTACATGTAAAAGACGAATAAATGAATTCTATTGAGAGTGTGATAAAGGCAGTGCTGCCATAACTAGATGGTGAGAGACTGAAGACGGTTGTTGCTGAGTTGGTGTCCAAGTTTGGAGTGGAAACACCAGATGATCTACAGTTCATCACGGAGGGAGACATTGGACATCTTCTAACACCCGTTCAGTGCAGAAAAATTATTAATGGCTGCAAAAGAGGTAAGCATTTCGATGTAGAGGCTTATTTTGCTCTGATATTAATGTACATGTTTAAGTTATTTGTAGCTCAAATGATTCCAATAATCTTCCAGCATAGATGCAAATATTCTTctcacttttgttttctgtaTGCAGATCAAACAACATCAACCGTGGCCACATCTTTACATAAACAGTGGTTCGTCCAGCATATCGTATTTTACCAGTTCAATCAGTTCACAGGAGAACAGCATTTGGTTCATTTGTCTCTCAGAAGAGCCATTGACAATGATAATAGACCAGAGGTAGAAGATCGTAGACACATGGTGACGGACATCGTTGATTCCATGTGTGGACACTGCTTGAACCCCACACGAAAAGACTGTACAGCAGTAGCAAAAGCTATAACCCAGAAATATCCTGGGAGCTTTTTAGATAAAAACTGATGAGGGAGAAATAATTGGATGCGGATACTTCAGTTTACTGAATCAGCTCAAGACCAGAGTTGAGTATGTCAACAGAGGCAACACCCTCTCCCGTCTCAGGAAGCCCAGCTACTCTCAGACCAGTGATGATGACCAGCCAAGGTTAAAATGTCTAGGTTAGTAGTATGTATAATATCAAAGTattagaaaacaaaaatgaaggGGGAAAACTAGTAACATTggacactcacacattcatgcacatcaAGGCTATTGGCAAGACTCTGGTTGACACAACCGTGTATTTCTGGGACCATCAGATACTGTATGCATGAGTTAGACAGTAATTTCTGTGAGGGCCACCAGGTAATTTGGCCAGTTCTTAAGCCTTGAACATATAAGGctgtaaaaaatgtcttttgtgtctgttttgtataagagactttcaaatgaaatgcaggTCTCAAAACTGCCTGATTCCAAATAATAACAtccattttcatttgtattagGTTTCTTTGTCAGGATCAACCCAGAATCCAGCAAATGTGGTGGCAAATTCAAAAAGGGCCAGGAAACCGGAAGACCGGTTAAACGCAAAAGCTCAGGCATCAACCAACGCGTCATATCATTCATGAGGGACTTCTCCATGTTCAACCTGCTAAATGATTAGATGGAGGTAAGGCTTGTATAATGATGTGGCCTTTAAATTAAGGAGTTAACTGTTTGGTTATTTATACATGAAGAGGTTCTTATCTGTCTTTTAAttgtatgttttttatgttaatgttcatgttaaatgtGATATTCGCTTCTAAAgaagtgtttttgttaaatttgccttcaaaatgtgaaaggaaaatttcatttgcaaataaaaCCTGCATGGAGTGAAGAAATTCCAATCTCTGTGGTATTCTGTGGGTCTTCGTTACTAAGTTCCTGATAGTTAGATCCGGTGGTGTCTAGTCCGATATAGAACCAGCCGTTATTATATTGAGTACTGAATTTTATGCTGCAGCTAAAACAGTGTTACCATAAAATAAACCGTACCACTTATTTTACAGGTCAAACTCTaacttgtgaaaaaaattacactACTTGGAGATGGGGTATATATTACGGTTATAACACAATTACTATAACAAGAAAtatgttattacatttttaattatttgtttcactcttatttcacaatcgaaaaactattcaaaaatacaatacaaaacatttacGATATTATactgtgatttattttacagtaagttacttgtcactagctgccagttaataagtgtgatttttttcacagtagtatattgtgattcattttacagtaagttacttgtcactagctgccagttaatacgtgtgattcttttcacagtagtatattgtgattcattctacagtaagttacttgtcacttgctgccagttaataactgtgattcctttcacagtagtatattgtaatttattttacagttagttacttgtcactagctgccagttaataaGCTAGTTAATAGTTTGTTTGTTACAGTGCAGAATAACATGAGAGCATCCAGCCAGGAATATAAACCTCACAGAATTCATCCCAGTTTGAGCTTCAATAAATGAAGCTGTTTGTATTTTCCCCTCTTGAGGTCTTTGGTTATTATTTGAAAAATTTCAGAACccatatttgacattttggaaTCAAGAGAGCTGTGATCAGATGGGAATGAGATGTCATAAAACAATAGaatatttgtctgtgtgtgcaagACTTGGCAATGGGTGAGGTAATGCAGTCGTACTGCCAGGGagagtgtatatatgtgtgtgtaggtgtgctagtgtgtgtatgttagtttgtgtgtgtgtctgagatagagggagggagaaaaggaaagagcaaAAAAGTACCATACAAGCAACCCGGGTTACTGTGTCTGTGCTTgagtgtgcgcatgtgtgtgtgtgtgagagtgtgtgtgtaagttaTGGTGGCTGTGCTGACTGCAGCAATGCGCCAAGGAGGGGGAATATACcctacagagagagggaggaagggagggtgagtgagggagggagggaggtgtgagtgtgtgcacatgcactgGTCCAAGtgtgaagacaaaaacaatctACACCAACTCCAACATTCATtcaactttctcttttcttcactcccacctcttcctctcttcctattttttttgtgcgtgtgtgtgtgtgtgtgtgtgcgtgctctgcTGTTGAGAGAGATAAAGTGTTGCAGGGATTTTGAGAGGGATAGCAGGCAGCCTCTGAACTTCTGTTAATCACAAAGACGGGCGTCTTCATCTGCCGCAGATAAACCCCAATTCACACACTTTCCCTCCAAAATAAAACGGCCCTTGATCGGCGTTTATCTAAAAcgcatgtttaaaaaatgtaaccaGCCGTTAAAGTTAATTAGTAAAGTTAATTTGGTGCGTCTCCCGCCGAGTTCTCCAGAGACTTTAATCTGCTGGGAACAGACTGGGAGGACAACCTGTAGGAGAGGCGGTGGCAGGACGCTTAATGGACAGAGACAGAACAGTGTGAACACGAGGACAATACCACGGATTTGCACACCCACGgctgacgcacacacaaaacacacacaagcctctGCGTGtgggcgtttgtgtgtgtgtgtggtgagcaTCCTAGCTTGGTGAGAGATTTGTGTGCACCTCAAGGCACACAGTGTAGCAGCCTACATGTGCAGCATTCAAGTGAGATTTAAGTGCacgattgtgtttgtgtggcataGCAGCGTGGGCTGTGCTAGCTCAGCGCTTTCAGTCAGCCAATTAATTACAGAAAAGCGCTAGAGACAGAAGAGCGTGTAGAACACACACAACGCCGCtactacgcacacacacacacacacacactattactACACCGCAGgacattacacacaacacttcCCTTCACTCAGACACATATTTGTCATCATTGATGCAACAAAAGGCTGAAACAGAGCCACATAAGGCCGGTTCATTACGAGGGATTTACAATGCTCATCTTCTGTATAGTTGCTTTCTATCAGCAGCGTTTCAGCCTGAAAGCACATTATAAAATCCATATCTACATCGTAAGACAGCTTTTTACTGGGCAAGAGCGTCTAGTGCAAAGTACATGATGTGTTTTACACAATGGAGGAAGACGACGGAGAAGCAACACTGCAGAGAAACACTACGGCATTACAAGTAAAAGTTCTGCATTCTTCTGTTGTGAGGAATTAGAGAAAACAGTTCTTCTTGTGGAGAAGAGAAGAGTAgtttgattctgtacacatgacatccattgcattctgtccatcccgggagagggatccctcctctgacgttctccctaaggtttcttcccttttttccccattgaagggttttttcatattttggggagtttttcctgtgccgatgtgagggttttgaggatgttgcatgtgtacagactgtaaacagcgccggcgctccgcacacgcacatcacacactgcgcgtagggcaccaagtgcctgggggggcatcaaaaatcTGGGTcatgaaaaatcatcacagtaggctactagtataaataacaaataaaatatgtcttaagcatgttaatatgcaaaattagtggagaaaaaggggaacctcctgtgcggccccccctcccagtggtttgttcgattatgcctcaaatctcaaatgtggcagacaggtttgaaatggcttcgaaaaggcatcaagagtcgggggcgtgaaaaagaaaaaagaagagacagcgggatgatgctcacgcgtcgctctcaggtaagacaatgttttaaatcagtggtccccaaactttgtcatgtgaggaccgttgctagcggtcaacgggccGGCTGGCCACATATACTTGCGCTCAatatgtccgcacggaccgccggtgggccgtAATCCGTACTCGTCCGCAGGCCCCCCGAAGTTTCTTTTACCGgtaccgtttttgttatcatttgttttttatgttaccgttatcgtttctgttactgttagcaataagactagcaatcattccttaggttgctagctagctagcaatggtaattctgattatgcttaaattgggcctgctatttcttttagccatcagagatatagtcaggtaacgttagcctattagcctagtttgctttgcacttcaggacgctttttttgcgtttgttatcaattatgttgaaacaatcttattgtgtagtgaaaaagtagcctagctacaagtgacactttcacaacgtaatgaaatgatgagtgggaaacggctcttggtaaggttaactttggaaaaacccttcgactgaacgtgatgtgattaggtaacgtttaagtgggctggctgtcatcagcatcaatggggacgtggctcagaaactgtcatatgacctgatagctgattttgcagctaggaaatgcaggcgtgtgcctctgtagggcctttgacaattgatggtagtgaaaatgtttgtaatatagttctatccgATAGcaggtctcttttatagagatggtgaagtaaattctactgtgcagtttgtacttatgtatggttatttgcactttaaaatttgcactttattattattatttgt containing:
- the LOC134107900 gene encoding uncharacterized protein LOC134107900, whose amino-acid sequence is MPIPRLNIASPVADLDENGRIDCRTYVPNAAASRRMFTGTFSPDPTRETKPLSTNDGERLKTVVAELVSKFGVETPDDLQFITEGDIGHLLTPVQCRKIINGCKRGKHFDVEAYFALILMYMFKLFVAQMIPIIFQRAIDNDNRPEVEDRRHMIKTDEGEIIGCGYFSLLNQLKTRVEYVNRGNTLSRLRKPSYSQTSDDDQPRLKCLG